The genomic stretch AACAATTGTCATTATTCTTATTATCATATTGACTCAGATGTTATGATTATGATGTTAGCAATAATTCAGTATTCTGGttactttcatttttaaatgcaatgaAATACATTAGTAATGATGATATTCATGACTAGACTTATCAAGATGGGGAACAGGTTATGTATGGACAACATAAAAGTGCCATATTtctaatattgtttttttttttctttatttaatctGCTGCGCAGCAGTTTTTAATGGCTGCTAGTGTGTTGAATAGAATGGCATTTGCAGCTGATGTGTCTTCTGGCCATAAGCTTGCTGCTTGCTGATTGCTGATGCTGCTTCCCAAACATGTTATGTAGTTTTAttatatgaaaaaaaagaagttttattaaaataaaatgctacaCTTATGGTTCTGTCTGAGATGACCATGTAATGAGCAGATCCTTTGGCAGAactgggtgcccccccccctctattCCCCCCAGTTTCCAGTGGTCAGATCTGAGGGAGCTACAATGCATGGGGAAAATGCACTTATTTTAATGCACCTTTGTAACACAGAAGCAAAATTAAGGCAATGTACAAGCAACGACAGGACTACAGAAGCCTTCACTCCCATATTATTCCCATCACCATCACAACAAGTAttatggctgttttttttatatctgcGATGCCTACTATCACTCTTTTCATTGTAGCTTATATTCCGCTGATGCATACAGCTTCAGCCAATCACCCTGTGCCAAACTCTTCCTGTGGTGGTTGCTGTGTGCCAGTCTCGCTTTGTATGTGTGCCTTTGGCCTTCTGGGTGCTGTCTGAAGCCCTTCAAAAACCTCAATAAATACACTCAGTAAAAGCCAACAGCCCTACTGCCTCACTGTCTGTCTGGTCTCATTgtctgcttcccccccccctcccccaccgccGTATTTTCTGTATATCATCTGTCTTTTAGCTTATTTTGTTTGtgtcgtcttttttttttcccaaagtgCTTCTCTTCTCCAAGATATCTAACCCCATTGTGTTCGAATGCTTTGAATTGGCATCAAAAAGTAAACACATACAACACATACTTTGCTATCTGTGTGCCTATTGTATTTGCCTCTCAGTGCAAAGAATGAGAAGCTGTTCAGCACCATCACTGAATACTAATTACCCTAGATACTGTATAATTTCATTCTTAAGTAAATTCTTGTGATTCTACACAGCAGCTCCAGAGTCAGCGTCTTCCACATGACTGCAGGTTCAGCTCAATAAATCTGTTGACTTATATATTACAAAGACAGtacatttttatgtttaaagCTAGCATGATATCCACACGGCTGACGACTTTTAATTTGGACAAGTCAGCCTAAACACAGCTTTGCTAATAACTGGCTTTCTGCTAGCATGCACAATGGAGACATTACTTCACCAACACGACAAAGAAAACACATTCTGTGCCAGTAATGATTACATATCGGAGTCGTTCTTATCCACTTGCAATACAATACAACTTTCAATAAGATATTGCAAACCAGCAGTCCACTCTTGTACAACTTCTGAAGTTACAGGCatagaagtattcatgaaagtCTATCAATTATTTTTCTTACATTCTTCAAAGGGTAGTAAGAATGTTCCACCGTGGCGCTGTTTCCGACCATGATCGACAGATGGCAGTGTCGGTGTATATACGTAAAAAAACTTGATTCAACCTGAAGTCCTTCAATGTTATTTTCAAGTTGTGCATCTTGCACAAAAATAGCTAACAGCAGAACTACCCATAGCACTTAAACCCATAAATTTCAGGCACATGCTACCTGTCATGCAAacaaaaagctttttaaaatgcattttaacattttatttttagaatcAGTAACGTGAATTCATGTTCAAGTTGCTTTAAACTGCCAGACACTaaacattaatatttacattCAGTTATATCCCTGAGTATAATACTCTCTGCTGTTTTATTAATATGGATGTGACTCTCGaattttaaaatctattttaaaTCTAAAATCTAACACTTTGAGCCTGCATTGTTAACATAAAAAGGCCATAATAGAAAACAGTGGATTCAAACATCTGCATGGAGACACTTTGGTTTTCTCCAAATACTTAACAAACTGGATATCTACCACACGTACGGGAGAAATGTGTAAACCGACAATGTAGTCATTTCAAGGGGGAAAGTTAGTGATAGATTCAATGTCGGTCATTTAAACTAAACTACTTTTCTGGTGAAGTTACACAATGGATATAGTTTTGCAGTTAATAACTAAACGAATTACGTGAGTTTTAGCAGAAATGCAATTATAAGTATCAGCGGAGGAGTTCGCTTTACGCATTTTACGGCGAGCAGTGGCCCCTGGCATCTCCGCGTGTTTCTCCATCTGGTTTTCGGCCGTCCCGCAATCATGAAATTGGACACCTGGAAATTTTCAGTACTCATTCGTCGTCTTTTCCTCCTCCCCTCTCCTTCCTTTGCATCTTCTTATTTTCGTCGTTTTCCTTTTTCAAAAACTGCATATTTGTAggcttaatatttttaatgttcACTAGACATTGTTCCGTGAGCGGATCACTACTGTCATTTAAATGCAACGATTAGTAGGCTATTCGCGTTAAAAAAATCTATATCCCGATGTGAATACTGACACATTTTCGGCGAGAGGTTAAAGAAGAagcgaggaaaaaaaaaactgtgaaaacGGGAAGGGAGGAGAAACGGAGGTTGGAAAGGAAGGAGAACAGGCTAGTGTTTCCTTGTTCAAAAGGAAGAGATTAAGAAAGTTATGGGGACACAGTCGTCCTGACAGTGCGAAAGGTCTTTAGAGTCGCGGTATGAAAAAGAAGCGAGTGTGCTGCTGGGCGCTGGACGATTTCATTTGGTAAGTTCCCGGTGGACATTGTACTCTGTTTGTACTAAAGCTGATCAGCGCCCTGAATATGTGTTTTCTCCGCACCCACAACAGCAAGCAGGCTAGGctccttttgtttcttttccatttccttttttttttagcatattATCCCCCCACAAAGCATTCATCAACCACTAAGTTTAGCCAGAACCTTAAACGCTTTTCGACATAAGACCGATAACGCCCCATGTGCTGCCAGGCTGTCGCTTCTCACTTTACCTGGAAGCCCGTCCACACTCCAGGTATCGAGTACCGCTTTGGGACGTTCAAGAGCGGCATGAATCAACGTGGGTCATATATAAACAAGAAATATAAAACAGATCTTTTTTTCCTGTACTATTTaccatttttatataaaaatgttcGTATTGGAAAACTGACTGCTGACGCCACATTGCAAGGAAGAAATTTCCCAATAGCATATCCCAATTTGACAActtgttgttttattttcaccTATCAGCACTTAAATATGTGTAGTCTAACAAGGTGAGTATTCTTGGCTTTGAATTTTTGGATTTTACATCTTGTAATGCTGTTCTTTCTGAACAGGATGCTCATTTTCTCCTGAGTAAgaatgtttattttgtattgtagctattaaaacaaaaatttaaGTAGGCCTATTATCTGTGTTACTCTAGTATGAAACTGCCTTATTACAAGCAACAGGGAAGATTAGTTAGTTTCCTGTTTGGCTGTAGTTTAGGCACAGGACTGTAGAACATAAAGTAAAAGTTGTTAGTTTAGTATAAATATGGTTACATGGTCAATCCTGAAAAGTAGGCTTAATTACAGTGCATATCTTTTTTCATAACTATCCAGTTCAGAGATAGTTAAAGTAATTTAAgtataaatgtacagtataataataGTATAATTCTATCTTTAACCTTATTAAAGTTTATCTACACTGGTCAAGctctcaaaaagaaaaaagtactttacaaatatttatgaaTCTGGATTTTGAAGCAGCTACATTGAGGATCCTTGTTgaaagtgcttcttgttggcttctctgtctctttctgtgGTGTTTCACgtgatgtttgtttttctttcccccATTCCTCCGTAGAGGGCCCTACCCAGTGACCCCGTCGTATCTCCACCTCACAAGGTGTGGAACAAGGAAtggagggagagaaggagagagagagagagcggcgAGAAGAGAAAGAAAGCGATGAAGCGGAGGACTTTGGTCAGGCTGTGGAAGGAGCAGCCACTGTCTGGCAGGAGGAGGTCAATGATGATGACTTAGGGCTGCCCATCATGCATTGGGAGGCTCTGAGTCTGCGTATTGCTGAACTAGAGAAACAGGAAGAGGAGAAGAGGGAGAAATACAAGGTCAAAAAACTGGTTGGGAAGGATGCTGTGGTTGTTATGGTCCAACATTGTAGAGTGGTTCAATGGTGGATGTTTTATAAATCTGAACAACATAAAATTCCATAGAACAACACGACATTTCAGACACATATTTCTGATTTAATCTGTCATACCAAGGATGTAATTGGAGAAGACTGCTCctagtttacagtgtgaatgaGTAAAGGGTTAGGGTTGCATGGGGCCTAGTAAGCAAAATGGCTGGGACAAAATGCAACAACACAAACACTTTAGGAATTTTGTCTGAATGTCCTAGTGTTGTCTAGTGTTGAGTTGTTTGGGTAGTTCACCAGCTTTTAATAATTCTCTAGTTTATGGGTTTCCAGGAACAGGAGTGTGTATCAGGGGGTTGGAGAAGGGAACGGGAGCGCGGGTGTTGGAGAGATGCCTGGGACGATGGAGAGGAAGAGTGTAACAGCAGAATCATTGCTCTAACCTCCAGGTAACACCCAAAGCATGTCCATCTGATTGGAAAGCCCTTAATCTAATTTTCTCTATATGGGCCCTTCATAAAGGCAGTCTTTAGGTTGCTTGGactgttctgttctgtttttgttctatttttgaCGTTGTAAAGTTAATCAACCCGTAATCTCCATAAAGCTCATGTAATCAACATACATAGTCATCAGTGTTAAGCATGAGAACAACTCCCCTCTTTCCGTATTTTCAGGCTCCAGAATCGGATGAACCTTCAGCTTTGCTTTATTAACAACAGTGAaagtgaggaggaggatgaagatgaaGCCGTGCAGCAGGTAAGGATACAGGGTGACAGTCGTCATGAGGAGATGTAAGCCAGTGAGAAAATATTTGATCGACAGATGACAGCAGCAAGGATAACAGAAGGTGTCAGGCACCCCGCTCTAAATTAAAAGCACGAAAACGCATCACTGTCGCCTCGCAGCCCCTCCAAGCCGTGCACCGACCCCCTGCCCCGGTTAGTGGAAGCAAGTCAGGTGGTCTGAAACAAGAAGTGAGAGCTGCACTGAGCGCGCTCAGAGACAAGCTGCGAACTGagcagaaggagaaggaggtgagATGAGTTGGGCGCCAGGGAAGGTGGGGAAGTTGTCAGGAAACATAATTGCAAAAATACTACTTTACTGAAATAGTAAtattaatacatatataaatgcaCACAGAGCCCAACTTCCCTTATCCCTCAGTGTACTGCGTGCTGTGAAACCCCAATCAAGAGGAAGAAGCTGGACCTCAGCGACTTGCAGAACCTCAGCCTGCAGCAGTTGGATGCACTGAGGATTTCACTGACCCAGAGTGTTCACGGTCAGTGTTCCAACCATTATTGACCAACACGATTGTTATAGGTCAGTCTTTGAGGCTGTACCAAGGGTATAGATTTGGGACACTGTGTACTAaagaactgtgtgtgtgtgtgtgtgtgtgtgtgtgtgtgtgtgggcaagTGTGAGctttggggctgatttggtccgtaccaatgctgaaaccaaacctacgcccttgGGTTGTACCATTACTAGCTGTTATACTGGCTTTTCCTCAGCATACAAATAGTCCAGCAGTGTTCCTTACACACACTTAGCTGTCTGTTCTTTTCCCTGAGTGTCTACACTTGTGTGACCCCCTCTTCCCAGACCTTAGTTCAGAGCTGGTGGGTCGACTTTTAACCAGAGACCAGCTGCGGACCGAGCAAGATGCCATGCTTCTAGAGGTGCAAGATATGACACTGTGATGGAACCGTCCAAACCGGACAAGAATGATGATGTCGCTCCATGGCTACTGCTGCTGGGTCTGGCTGATGACAGCAGAATCACAATGGCAGTATTAAACTGACTGAAATGGACACTTTGTTTCTACTTTTTTGGTGATGTTCAGTATTCAGTACGAGGGCTTTGATAAGCTGCATTTAATGGCCAagacagaaaatggatgtggTGCCATAGTATTGATAATAATTACGGAATGTGGAATGATCTCTATATCTTTATATCGGCTATGTTTTCTTTGCTCCttctatataaaaaatatgGTCTTACGGGGCTTTCCGACTTCATCGCCCCTCCTTTGTGGCCTCTTTCAGTAGCTTATTTATCAAGTTCAAGATCTTTTATATGCAATAAAGACATATTTTTATAATAGAATCTCAAAAATTGttgcgtttttttttgtaagaagCAGTTTCTGTTGTGGCATGGAAGGTGGTACATAAGTAGGATTAATGGATGGAGCAGGGGTTTATGGTTTGTGT from Paramormyrops kingsleyae isolate MSU_618 chromosome 10, PKINGS_0.4, whole genome shotgun sequence encodes the following:
- the LOC111846326 gene encoding schwannomin-interacting protein 1 isoform X1; its protein translation is MEGEKERERERREEKESDEAEDFGQAVEGAATVWQEEVNDDDLGLPIMHWEALSLRIAELEKQEEEKREKYKEQECVSGGWRRERERGCWRDAWDDGEEECNSRIIALTSRLQNRMNLQLCFINNSESEEEDEDEAVQQPLQAVHRPPAPVSGSKSGGLKQEVRAALSALRDKLRTEQKEKESPTSLIPQCTACCETPIKRKKLDLSDLQNLSLQQLDALRISLTQSVHDLSSELVGRLLTRDQLRTEQDAMLLEVQDMTL
- the LOC111846326 gene encoding schwannomin-interacting protein 1 isoform X2 — encoded protein: MEGEKERERERREEKESDEAEDFGQAVEGAATVWQEEVNDDDLGLPIMHWEALSLRIAELEKQEEEKREKYKEQECVSGGWRRERERGCWRDAWDDGEEECNSRIIALTSRLQNRMNLQLCFINNSESEEEDEDEAVQQPLQAVHRPPAPVSGSKSGGLKQEVRAALSALRDKLRTEQKEKECTACCETPIKRKKLDLSDLQNLSLQQLDALRISLTQSVHDLSSELVGRLLTRDQLRTEQDAMLLEVQDMTL